Proteins from a genomic interval of Methanococcoides sp. AM1:
- a CDS encoding ABC transporter ATP-binding protein: protein MKKVFGDFLAVDSVAFSVEEGEVFGFLGPNGAGKTTTMRMIQCISPMTSGKLEVFGMDVNDHQREIKFWMGVVPQENNLDPDFTVYENLLVFSRYFDIPEAEARRRVDELLEFVHLEEKSDTMTESLSGGMKRRLVLARALINRPRLLILDEPTVGLDPQSRHLMWDKLKGLKKEGVTIVLTTHYLEEASQLCDRLVIMDNGKILVEGSPEEMISENIGPAIVETEADPNVISCLDNHQANYEILGDEVQIYTDNPQEVTDHLLSECELTSVTARASTLEDVFLKLTGRKLRE, encoded by the coding sequence TTGAAGAAGGTATTCGGGGACTTTCTGGCTGTGGATTCTGTGGCCTTTTCTGTGGAGGAAGGGGAAGTGTTCGGTTTCCTGGGCCCCAATGGTGCGGGCAAGACCACTACCATGCGGATGATACAGTGTATTTCTCCGATGACCTCGGGCAAGCTGGAGGTCTTCGGGATGGATGTGAACGATCACCAGCGTGAGATCAAGTTTTGGATGGGTGTTGTTCCGCAGGAGAACAATCTTGATCCTGATTTTACAGTTTATGAGAACCTCCTTGTTTTTTCGCGATATTTTGACATTCCTGAAGCTGAGGCCAGAAGGAGAGTGGATGAGCTTCTTGAGTTCGTGCATCTGGAAGAGAAGAGTGATACGATGACAGAGTCGCTTTCCGGGGGTATGAAGAGGCGGCTGGTGCTGGCGCGGGCATTGATTAATAGACCGAGATTGCTGATACTGGATGAGCCTACGGTGGGGCTGGACCCGCAGTCGAGGCATTTGATGTGGGACAAGCTCAAGGGGCTCAAGAAGGAAGGAGTGACAATTGTGCTTACCACGCATTATCTTGAAGAAGCTTCCCAGTTGTGTGACCGGCTCGTGATCATGGATAATGGTAAGATACTGGTGGAAGGCAGTCCTGAAGAAATGATCAGTGAGAACATAGGTCCTGCCATAGTAGAAACTGAAGCTGATCCTAATGTTATCTCGTGTCTTGATAATCATCAGGCGAACTATGAGATCCTCGGGGATGAAGTTCAGATATATACGGATAACCCACAGGAAGTGACAGATCATCTGTTATCGGAGTGTGAGCTTACCAGTGTTACTGCAAGGGCATCGACGCTTGAGGATGTGTTTCTGAAGCTTACTGGCAGGAAACTGAGGGAGTGA
- a CDS encoding flavodoxin family protein, producing MKVLGIVGSPRKNGNTDTVVQKVLEGVAESGAETETIYINDLNFKGCQGCGFCNVMPECKIKDDMTGVYKRIEEADGFVFGAPIYFLQFSGQMRLFLDRCYALVDADLKPRIPVGKKAMIVRSQGDPEKASYESVSDEFAETLKTFFGMEIKDGLVVAGFDLPRDVMKDTELMENAKSAGVHLMD from the coding sequence ATGAAAGTATTGGGTATTGTAGGAAGCCCCCGAAAGAACGGGAACACGGATACTGTAGTGCAGAAAGTGCTTGAAGGCGTTGCAGAGAGCGGTGCTGAGACGGAAACGATCTACATTAATGACCTGAACTTCAAGGGCTGTCAGGGATGCGGTTTCTGTAATGTGATGCCTGAATGCAAGATCAAAGATGACATGACCGGTGTCTACAAAAGAATAGAGGAAGCAGACGGTTTCGTCTTCGGAGCCCCGATCTATTTCCTGCAGTTCTCAGGCCAGATGAGGCTTTTCCTTGACCGCTGTTACGCACTTGTTGATGCTGACCTGAAACCAAGGATACCTGTGGGTAAGAAAGCTATGATCGTAAGGTCCCAGGGTGATCCTGAAAAGGCATCCTATGAGAGCGTGTCCGATGAGTTCGCCGAAACCCTGAAGACCTTCTTCGGAATGGAGATTAAGGACGGGCTGGTTGTTGCAGGATTTGATCTTCCACGCGACGTTATGAAAGACACTGAACTTATGGAAAATGCAAAGTCAGCAGGTGTGCATCTGATGGACTGA
- a CDS encoding DUF5684 domain-containing protein yields MLIFIVVALGLYVYYSYSLQRIADRTNTENAWMAWIPILNIVLMCRVARKSLWYFLGMLIPYVNILVLMYIWGEMAGNLGRSKWIGVLMIVPVANLVVPGYLAFSE; encoded by the coding sequence ATGTTAATTTTTATTGTGGTAGCTCTTGGGCTATATGTATACTATTCCTATTCGCTGCAAAGGATCGCAGACAGAACCAACACGGAGAATGCCTGGATGGCATGGATACCGATTCTTAATATTGTACTTATGTGCAGGGTTGCAAGGAAGTCCCTGTGGTATTTCCTTGGTATGCTGATCCCATACGTCAACATCCTTGTATTGATGTACATCTGGGGTGAAATGGCAGGCAACCTTGGTAGGTCGAAATGGATCGGTGTCCTGATGATCGTACCGGTAGCAAACCTTGTAGTTCCGGGATACCTGGCTTTCTCGGAATGA
- the mutS gene encoding DNA mismatch repair protein MutS, with protein MNKLTPAMKQYYDAKQQHSDALIFFRMGDFYESFGEDAKTIAQELEITLTTRGKDRDGEKMPLAGIPYHAIDNYLPRLIKKGYKVAICEQLEDPKKAKGVVKRGVVRVVTPGTAIDSSMFTDSSNNYLMSVSGGDGNYGVSFLDVSTGEFLTTQFADAPPYDRIASEAARMRPSECILPPEMYSDRHIVDRLNELKIVVHEFEEEAFDIGISEKRLREHFKVSTLKGMGCDGLPYAISSAGAALEYALITQMRELGHVSELKTYSDSEFMVLDSITLRNLEIVKNVRGEGSDTSILKVLDDTKTPMGGRLLQKWLLKPLIDVDAINYRLDAVEALANGTMIRFDVRSHLSFVKDIERLIGRIMYGNSNARDLIALKRSLESVPLLVESLGEDDLCEMLQSIRGGLLGFAQLDSLVELIDSSIVEEPPVSVREGGMIKAGYGEALDELKEMSKGGKSWVASFQQKERDRTGIKSLKVGYNKVFGYYIEVTKANISQVPDDYIRKQTMRNAERFYTPELKEWENVILSADEKITALEYEIFSDITSNVASYSSQLQTVAGLIGQLDCVASLAEVSVNNNFVRPNISSDCKLLIREGRHPVVERSVPGGFVPNDAEMDCVENQFLLITGPNMAGKSTFMRQVSLIVIMAQAGSFVPASHASIGIVDRVFTRVGAFDDLASGQSTFMVEMVELANILNNATPKSLVLLDEIGRGTSTYDGYSIAKAVVEYIHNKGRVGVRSLFATHYHQLTNISSDLKRVKNYHIAVKEDGDDLVFLRKIVPGATDKSYGIHVARLAGVPHKVTQRAREILQDIEDESSISKESSSKGGKKRRSAQYTQLMLFDPEGSTPVEKDPMVEEIKELDVNNMTPMDALNKLCELQKRAGKNAEE; from the coding sequence ATGAATAAATTAACACCTGCAATGAAACAGTACTATGATGCCAAGCAGCAACATAGCGATGCACTGATCTTCTTCAGGATGGGGGATTTCTATGAGTCCTTCGGGGAAGATGCAAAGACCATTGCGCAGGAACTTGAAATAACGCTTACCACGCGGGGTAAGGACAGGGACGGCGAGAAGATGCCTCTTGCAGGCATCCCCTATCATGCCATTGACAACTACCTCCCGCGTCTGATAAAAAAGGGCTACAAAGTAGCCATCTGTGAGCAGCTTGAGGACCCGAAGAAGGCAAAGGGCGTTGTGAAGCGCGGAGTCGTCAGGGTTGTAACACCGGGCACTGCCATTGATAGTTCGATGTTCACGGATTCATCCAATAATTATCTCATGTCTGTCTCAGGCGGGGACGGGAACTACGGTGTCTCATTCCTTGATGTATCCACAGGAGAGTTCCTGACAACCCAGTTCGCCGATGCACCTCCATATGACAGGATAGCCAGCGAGGCTGCAAGGATGCGGCCATCGGAATGTATCCTGCCTCCCGAAATGTATTCTGACAGGCATATCGTTGACAGGCTCAACGAGCTCAAGATCGTGGTGCATGAGTTCGAGGAAGAGGCATTTGATATCGGGATCTCTGAGAAGAGGCTCAGGGAGCACTTCAAGGTCTCAACCCTTAAGGGTATGGGCTGCGATGGCCTGCCCTACGCGATATCCTCTGCAGGGGCTGCCCTTGAGTATGCATTGATCACCCAGATGAGGGAGCTCGGGCATGTCAGTGAGCTGAAGACGTATTCAGATTCTGAGTTCATGGTTCTGGATTCCATAACTTTGCGTAATCTTGAGATAGTGAAGAACGTGCGCGGGGAAGGAAGCGATACTTCCATACTGAAGGTTCTGGATGATACCAAAACACCAATGGGTGGCAGGCTGCTTCAGAAATGGCTGTTAAAGCCGCTTATAGATGTGGATGCCATCAACTACCGTCTCGATGCTGTGGAGGCGCTGGCAAACGGTACCATGATACGGTTCGATGTAAGGTCCCATCTTTCCTTTGTAAAGGATATTGAGCGCCTCATTGGAAGGATCATGTATGGCAACTCCAATGCACGTGACCTTATTGCACTAAAACGGTCCCTTGAGTCAGTCCCTTTGCTAGTGGAAAGCCTTGGGGAAGATGACCTCTGCGAGATGCTTCAAAGCATCAGGGGTGGCCTTCTGGGATTTGCCCAGCTTGACAGCCTCGTGGAGCTGATAGATAGTTCCATAGTGGAAGAGCCACCGGTAAGTGTCAGGGAAGGCGGGATGATAAAAGCAGGCTATGGCGAGGCCCTGGATGAACTCAAGGAGATGTCCAAAGGTGGGAAGTCATGGGTAGCCTCATTCCAGCAGAAAGAGCGTGACAGGACCGGAATAAAGTCACTTAAAGTTGGTTACAACAAGGTATTCGGATATTACATTGAGGTAACGAAGGCGAACATCTCACAGGTCCCTGATGATTACATACGCAAGCAGACCATGAGGAATGCGGAAAGGTTCTATACCCCGGAACTGAAAGAATGGGAAAATGTCATCCTTTCTGCTGATGAGAAGATCACAGCACTGGAGTATGAGATATTCTCCGACATCACTTCGAACGTTGCCTCCTATTCGTCACAGTTGCAGACCGTTGCGGGCCTGATAGGGCAACTGGATTGTGTTGCTAGCCTCGCAGAGGTCTCGGTGAACAATAATTTTGTCAGGCCCAACATCAGTTCTGATTGTAAGTTACTGATACGTGAGGGCAGGCATCCGGTAGTGGAGAGGTCTGTTCCCGGTGGATTCGTTCCCAACGATGCGGAAATGGACTGTGTGGAGAACCAGTTCCTGCTGATAACAGGACCCAACATGGCAGGAAAATCCACTTTCATGCGTCAGGTCTCACTAATAGTAATAATGGCACAGGCAGGTTCATTTGTGCCTGCTTCCCATGCTTCCATTGGTATCGTGGACAGGGTATTCACAAGGGTCGGGGCTTTTGATGACCTTGCAAGCGGGCAGAGTACTTTTATGGTGGAGATGGTGGAGCTTGCGAACATCCTGAACAACGCCACCCCGAAAAGCCTTGTTCTACTTGATGAGATCGGCAGGGGTACCAGCACCTATGACGGTTACAGTATCGCAAAGGCTGTTGTCGAGTATATTCACAACAAAGGGCGTGTTGGCGTACGCTCACTTTTTGCCACGCATTACCACCAGCTTACAAATATTTCATCCGACCTGAAAAGGGTGAAGAACTATCACATTGCAGTGAAAGAGGATGGCGATGACCTCGTGTTCCTGCGGAAGATCGTTCCCGGGGCCACGGACAAAAGTTATGGAATACATGTCGCCCGGCTTGCAGGTGTGCCGCACAAGGTTACCCAGAGGGCAAGGGAAATACTGCAGGATATCGAGGATGAGAGTTCCATCAGCAAGGAAAGTAGTTCAAAGGGTGGCAAAAAAAGAAGGTCGGCACAGTATACACAACTTATGCTTTTCGATCCGGAAGGTTCGACTCCTGTTGAGAAGGACCCTATGGTCGAGGAAATTAAGGAGCTTGATGTCAACAACATGACACCCATGGATGCTCTGAACAAGCTCTGTGAACTTCAGAAGAGAGCGGGAAAGAACGCGGAGGAATGA
- a CDS encoding ABC transporter permease codes for MNIGMYFKIPELTPGAIKVWRRNKDVFMKNVKLNFLPPFIEPLLYLFAMGFGLGLFIEEIDGVPYAKFIAPALISVSVMYGAFFECSYGSYVRMYYQKTFDSIIATPLSIEDVIIGELLWGATRSTISATLMLPVIALFGLIAFPHSLLIIPFAFLAGLLFACLGMTIAAVTPNIMSINYPILLFITPMFLFSGTFFPLNVLPEIIQYIALAILPLTHVVIIIRALTFGTPGWFLLGNLLWIVVVCAIGFVVSVNMMKKRLVV; via the coding sequence ATGAACATAGGCATGTATTTCAAGATCCCGGAGTTGACACCGGGTGCGATCAAGGTCTGGCGACGGAACAAGGACGTTTTCATGAAGAACGTCAAGCTCAATTTCCTTCCGCCTTTCATTGAGCCTCTGCTCTACCTTTTCGCAATGGGGTTCGGGCTGGGACTGTTCATTGAGGAGATAGACGGCGTCCCCTATGCGAAGTTCATAGCTCCGGCACTGATCTCTGTCTCTGTGATGTATGGTGCCTTTTTCGAATGCAGCTACGGGTCCTATGTGAGGATGTATTACCAGAAGACCTTCGATTCCATTATTGCAACACCCTTGAGCATCGAGGATGTCATAATCGGAGAGCTGCTGTGGGGCGCTACCCGAAGCACGATAAGTGCAACATTGATGCTTCCTGTCATTGCATTGTTTGGGCTCATAGCTTTTCCCCATTCACTGTTGATAATACCGTTCGCTTTCCTTGCAGGCTTACTCTTCGCATGCCTTGGAATGACCATTGCAGCGGTCACCCCGAACATAATGTCCATCAATTATCCGATACTGCTGTTCATAACTCCGATGTTCCTTTTCAGCGGAACGTTCTTCCCCCTGAACGTTTTGCCTGAGATCATACAGTACATTGCACTGGCAATATTGCCACTGACCCACGTTGTGATCATAATAAGAGCACTGACCTTTGGAACACCGGGATGGTTCCTGCTGGGAAATCTCCTGTGGATAGTAGTTGTCTGTGCAATAGGTTTCGTGGTCTCGGTTAATATGATGAAGAAAAGGCTGGTCGTCTGA
- a CDS encoding DUF2178 domain-containing protein, with translation MEADMVRYVPGIIGISIGIMVHSIYSIWRKRTGYYEHGVRTRTEKVRGIVVICTIAVLMMLSALILWDMIIYGDTFGLFKSETREALAIIFPVLLIIGALISFIYDLRHKKTGEPDHDERTEKVSGKAAKATIIVLMATCAIILGMFLLGLILWQFQFYGGGAALIIMASMLTVIFLYTATKPREYFIRDERSVRTNEKAGYHAFLILLICISILTVTDWSTDILYKDVSAPLAIIAMGSWSILKWYYDKKGYETDP, from the coding sequence ATGGAAGCGGATATGGTCAGGTATGTGCCGGGAATTATTGGAATTTCAATAGGAATTATGGTTCACTCCATATACAGCATCTGGCGTAAAAGAACCGGATATTATGAACATGGTGTAAGGACAAGGACAGAAAAAGTGAGAGGGATAGTCGTAATATGTACGATTGCTGTGTTAATGATGCTATCTGCTTTGATTCTCTGGGATATGATAATCTATGGAGACACTTTCGGTTTGTTCAAATCAGAAACACGTGAAGCGCTGGCAATAATATTTCCGGTTTTACTGATTATTGGAGCTTTAATTTCCTTCATTTACGACCTCAGGCACAAAAAAACCGGGGAGCCTGATCATGATGAGCGGACAGAAAAAGTTTCAGGAAAAGCGGCAAAAGCCACGATTATTGTGCTGATGGCTACATGTGCTATAATTCTGGGAATGTTCTTGTTGGGTCTGATTTTGTGGCAATTCCAGTTCTACGGGGGCGGTGCAGCACTCATTATTATGGCATCAATGCTCACGGTAATATTCCTGTACACTGCTACAAAGCCCCGGGAATATTTTATACGTGATGAAAGGTCTGTAAGAACTAATGAAAAAGCCGGCTATCATGCCTTCTTGATACTTTTAATATGTATTTCGATCCTTACAGTGACAGACTGGTCCACTGATATACTTTACAAGGATGTGAGTGCGCCTCTAGCTATTATCGCGATGGGCTCATGGTCTATCCTCAAATGGTATTATGATAAGAAAGGCTATGAGACAGATCCATGA
- a CDS encoding helix-turn-helix transcriptional regulator, giving the protein MKTRIKELRARYDLTQEELAKRVGVRRETILFLEKGKYNPSLKLAYTIAKVFDSKIEDVFIFDEE; this is encoded by the coding sequence ATGAAAACCAGAATCAAGGAACTCCGGGCTAGGTATGATCTCACTCAGGAAGAGCTTGCGAAAAGGGTTGGTGTCAGGAGAGAAACGATCCTGTTTCTGGAAAAGGGAAAGTACAACCCATCCCTGAAATTAGCCTATACCATTGCAAAGGTTTTTGATTCAAAGATAGAGGATGTATTTATTTTTGATGAAGAATGA
- a CDS encoding alpha-2-macroglobulin family protein yields MRSIGIVQKSFIVLFLLSCIVMAGCIGQDENVDYPPANEAISCEEGGTYSSEDEFLILVPKALFSGGESSVTMSAFLDDAPVSRCFEYTLTSASGEVIPLVKAATSDSGNSVAKFDVPEVEEGSYTLTATPVGAESGFETTIKVVQNNPIFIETDKPIYKPGQTIHVRLLSLNNNLVPVVQNTTVEISDAKGVKIFKDDLTTNEYGVAYFDLPLASELNLGTWKIKATSGTSMSEVDIRVEKYVLPKFDLETSAEKSWFLVDDPITGTVSAQYFFGKDVEGDVEIKAMRYVGVWEEYATFSGSLEEGFVEFELPPTEYVAGTFGAGGQGSVMLNVTVTDTGGHSEETTELLTIAQNELVLQMIPESDSIKPGMPLQVLIVTKDPGGEPLEKDVSLVVSFLDDDYDWDEQKQIVSTENGVALVTLEVPEDAREMEISASSEGVEASDRLNSVYSPSASFLHLSQVSEGTPEVGENIVFKVYSTNKGTVFYDVFANGRTVYSATSDEAQISIPITPQMSPTAKVVAYMINPNNEVSADSLPFDVKFSTQVDLSSGFDKETVAPGDNVSVELDAGTQSMIGLSIVDESVYALSEGRLNLKQVFDELEIRFMEPQVEAHPNYYWYQETAGDVIDDAGLIVLASGGLDVPKGQAEVADGGFVDRMFAMDDMEMVEEEVMMEAPAAAPMEPTDSGAGATLAEPERVRQFFPETWIWMPDIMTDDKGLASLDLNAPDSITTWRLHAVSSSPEGIGISEAGLTVFQDFFIDPDLPYAVIRGEEFPVQVQVFNYLDKPQEVQLTLSGADWFDLVGEDVVKVSVDANSVTHASFTIRPTEVGVQEVELTGQTTEKADAVRKTVIVEAEGVTREIVDNGILKEGSVELDATLPVDIVPDSGKVMVSFTPSIVAQTISGVDDLLGMPYGCGEQNMMLFSTDVEVLRYLKATGQQNPEIEAKAQTYIITGYQRELTFRHSDGAFSAFGESDPEGSLWLTAFVLSQFSGARDITTIDENILREAADWIGSHQKADGSWESVGFVIHQDMMGGVSGTYALTAYITLALDEYGYATDEVMNGALTYLEDNLDAQDDPYTLAVGTLALEKLESERADEARAKLLAMAKEDENGMYWGYDDVVPEPYEYGGYGIYPVSSKNVETTAYATLALIEVNDPAASSSLKWIAAQRNSNGGFSSTQDTVMAFRALMTAAAVAGRDVDATITVSGDGEELKSIRVTSENYDVVNIIEVPEGVESVNMTLEGSGELNYQLVRKFNVILPEVIEHEEIELDVEYDSTDVAVDDIVNVDVRLKYNGMPGIRGVVESSGMMIVDIAVPTGFTPVPASLEALKDDGIITRYEIAGRKVVLYIDEMMAGEEMNFSLQMRAMFPVKAMVQESSAYSYYNPDVKAEAKGMDINVT; encoded by the coding sequence ATGAGGTCCATCGGAATTGTGCAAAAGTCGTTCATCGTATTGTTCCTGCTGTCATGTATTGTGATGGCAGGCTGTATAGGCCAGGATGAGAATGTGGATTATCCTCCTGCAAACGAAGCCATATCCTGCGAGGAGGGAGGTACCTATTCCTCAGAGGATGAGTTCCTGATACTGGTCCCAAAAGCACTTTTCTCAGGAGGGGAAAGTTCTGTGACCATGTCGGCTTTCCTTGATGATGCTCCTGTAAGCCGGTGTTTTGAATACACCCTTACCAGTGCTTCAGGTGAGGTAATTCCACTGGTAAAAGCTGCTACTTCTGATTCCGGTAATTCGGTTGCTAAGTTCGATGTCCCGGAGGTAGAGGAAGGCAGTTACACACTTACTGCAACTCCGGTGGGTGCTGAATCCGGCTTCGAAACGACCATAAAGGTCGTTCAGAACAACCCGATCTTCATAGAGACAGATAAGCCGATCTACAAGCCCGGGCAGACCATCCATGTGCGTCTTCTTTCCCTGAACAACAACCTTGTGCCTGTTGTCCAGAACACCACCGTGGAAATCTCGGATGCCAAGGGTGTGAAGATTTTCAAGGATGATCTCACCACCAATGAATACGGTGTTGCATATTTTGATCTCCCGCTGGCCTCCGAGCTTAACCTTGGTACCTGGAAGATAAAGGCAACATCCGGCACATCAATGTCAGAGGTTGACATCAGGGTGGAGAAATATGTGCTTCCGAAGTTCGATCTGGAAACTTCCGCCGAGAAGAGCTGGTTCCTTGTGGATGATCCTATCACAGGAACGGTCTCTGCACAGTATTTCTTCGGAAAGGATGTTGAAGGTGACGTTGAGATAAAGGCCATGAGATATGTGGGTGTCTGGGAGGAATATGCAACTTTTAGCGGCTCACTTGAGGAAGGTTTTGTTGAGTTCGAGCTTCCACCCACGGAGTATGTTGCAGGTACCTTTGGTGCTGGTGGACAGGGCAGTGTCATGCTCAATGTTACCGTAACTGACACCGGAGGGCACAGTGAGGAAACAACCGAACTGCTTACCATCGCGCAGAACGAGCTTGTTCTCCAGATGATACCTGAGTCTGATTCAATCAAGCCGGGAATGCCGCTTCAGGTTCTTATAGTCACAAAGGACCCGGGAGGGGAACCACTGGAGAAGGATGTAAGTCTTGTTGTGAGCTTCCTTGATGACGACTATGACTGGGACGAGCAGAAGCAGATCGTCAGCACTGAGAACGGTGTTGCTCTTGTCACACTTGAAGTACCTGAAGATGCCCGGGAGATGGAGATCTCTGCCAGCTCGGAAGGTGTTGAGGCTTCCGATCGTCTGAATTCCGTATACTCTCCGAGTGCAAGTTTCCTGCATCTGAGCCAGGTAAGCGAAGGCACACCCGAAGTGGGAGAGAACATCGTCTTCAAGGTATATTCCACCAACAAGGGAACGGTGTTCTATGATGTGTTCGCAAACGGCAGGACCGTATATTCTGCTACCAGCGATGAAGCACAGATCAGCATCCCGATCACACCTCAGATGAGCCCCACTGCAAAGGTGGTCGCATACATGATCAATCCGAACAATGAGGTCTCCGCTGACAGCCTGCCTTTCGATGTGAAGTTCAGTACGCAGGTGGACCTATCCTCAGGATTTGATAAGGAAACCGTGGCTCCCGGAGATAACGTCTCAGTGGAACTGGACGCAGGCACTCAGTCAATGATCGGCCTTTCCATAGTTGACGAATCGGTCTATGCACTGAGCGAGGGCAGGCTCAATCTGAAGCAGGTCTTTGATGAGCTTGAGATCAGGTTCATGGAGCCACAGGTAGAGGCTCATCCAAATTATTACTGGTATCAGGAGACTGCAGGCGATGTCATTGATGATGCGGGCCTGATAGTACTGGCATCCGGTGGACTTGATGTTCCAAAAGGCCAGGCCGAAGTTGCCGATGGTGGTTTTGTCGATCGCATGTTTGCAATGGACGACATGGAAATGGTCGAAGAAGAAGTTATGATGGAAGCTCCAGCGGCAGCCCCTATGGAGCCAACTGATTCAGGTGCTGGTGCCACACTTGCAGAACCTGAAAGGGTACGCCAGTTCTTCCCTGAGACATGGATATGGATGCCTGATATCATGACGGATGATAAGGGACTGGCATCCCTTGACCTGAACGCACCGGATTCCATCACCACCTGGAGGTTGCATGCGGTATCCTCCAGTCCGGAAGGTATTGGAATATCCGAAGCAGGCCTGACAGTATTCCAGGATTTCTTCATAGATCCTGACCTTCCCTATGCTGTGATCCGCGGGGAAGAGTTCCCTGTACAGGTGCAGGTCTTCAATTATCTTGACAAACCTCAGGAAGTACAGCTGACTCTTTCCGGTGCGGACTGGTTCGACCTTGTGGGTGAGGATGTCGTAAAGGTCAGTGTGGATGCCAACAGTGTGACCCATGCAAGCTTTACCATCAGGCCTACGGAAGTGGGTGTCCAGGAGGTCGAGCTGACAGGACAGACCACAGAGAAGGCTGATGCTGTGCGCAAGACGGTTATCGTTGAGGCAGAAGGTGTCACCAGGGAGATCGTGGACAATGGCATTCTCAAGGAGGGTTCCGTTGAACTTGATGCCACGCTGCCTGTGGATATTGTGCCGGATTCCGGCAAGGTGATGGTTAGTTTCACGCCGAGCATTGTGGCACAGACCATCAGCGGTGTCGATGACCTTCTGGGCATGCCATACGGATGTGGCGAGCAGAACATGATGCTGTTCTCAACCGATGTGGAAGTGCTGAGATACCTGAAGGCCACGGGCCAGCAGAACCCGGAGATCGAGGCCAAGGCACAGACTTACATAATCACCGGTTACCAGAGGGAGCTGACATTCAGGCATTCGGACGGTGCCTTCTCCGCATTCGGTGAAAGCGATCCCGAAGGCAGCCTTTGGCTGACAGCGTTCGTGCTTTCACAGTTCAGCGGTGCCAGGGATATCACAACCATTGACGAGAACATCCTGAGGGAAGCAGCCGACTGGATCGGCTCACACCAGAAGGCGGACGGTTCATGGGAGTCCGTGGGATTCGTTATCCATCAGGACATGATGGGCGGTGTCAGCGGAACCTATGCTCTGACGGCATACATCACTCTTGCACTTGATGAGTATGGGTATGCCACTGACGAGGTCATGAACGGTGCTCTCACATATCTCGAGGATAATCTCGATGCTCAGGATGACCCATACACCCTTGCAGTTGGAACGCTTGCTCTTGAAAAGCTTGAGAGCGAGAGGGCAGACGAGGCAAGGGCCAAGCTGCTTGCAATGGCAAAGGAAGATGAGAATGGCATGTACTGGGGCTATGATGACGTGGTTCCGGAACCCTACGAATACGGAGGCTATGGAATCTATCCTGTCTCAAGCAAGAACGTTGAGACCACAGCCTATGCAACACTTGCACTGATAGAGGTCAATGACCCTGCAGCAAGCTCATCACTCAAATGGATAGCAGCACAGCGTAATTCCAATGGAGGTTTCTCAAGCACCCAGGATACCGTCATGGCATTCAGGGCACTGATGACAGCTGCAGCAGTTGCAGGAAGGGACGTGGATGCTACCATAACCGTTAGCGGAGATGGTGAGGAACTTAAGAGCATCAGGGTCACATCCGAGAACTACGATGTAGTCAACATCATCGAGGTTCCGGAGGGCGTGGAAAGCGTTAACATGACCCTCGAGGGAAGTGGAGAGCTCAACTACCAGCTTGTCAGAAAGTTCAATGTGATCCTTCCGGAAGTCATCGAGCATGAGGAGATCGAGCTGGATGTGGAATACGACTCCACCGATGTTGCTGTGGATGACATCGTGAACGTCGATGTGCGCCTGAAGTACAACGGAATGCCGGGAATCCGGGGAGTTGTCGAGTCCAGTGGTATGATGATAGTGGATATTGCAGTACCAACAGGTTTCACGCCGGTCCCTGCAAGCCTTGAGGCGCTCAAGGACGATGGCATCATCACCCGCTATGAGATCGCAGGCCGCAAGGTCGTCCTCTATATCGATGAGATGATGGCCGGGGAGGAAATGAACTTCTCACTGCAGATGAGGGCCATGTTCCCTGTCAAGGCAATGGTACAGGAGAGCAGTGCCTACTCGTACTACAACCCGGATGTCAAGGCTGAAGCAAAGGGAATGGACATCAATGTGACATGA